The candidate division KSB1 bacterium DNA window CCCTCAGGCAACGGACGCTGCTCGGCGCCGGCCTGGGCTTGCTGGCCGCCAGCGTGATTTTCATGCTCGGCCATCTGCTGCCGTTCACCGCCCGCATCTTGCAACGCTTCGAGGCCGAGACCCTCGACCTGCGCTATCTCGCCCGCATCCAGCATTTGCAGGAGCGGCGCCGGGGGGCGCCCCTGGAGGAGGTGGTGATCATTGACATCGATGAGCGCAGTCAGGAGAAGCTCGGCAATTTCGCGCGATGGCCGCGCAGCCATCACGCCCGCATATTGGAATATCTGCATGCCGAGGGCGCGGCGGTGGTGTGCTTCGATATTCTCTTTCTCAATCACAATCCGGCGGAGGCTGCGGCGGACAGCATTTTTGCGGCAAAGGTGCAGCAGGCGGCCAATGTGGTCAATGCCGTGATGTTCACCGCCGCGGACGTGGATCGTTTCCGCTATCCCATGCGCGAGCCGCCGGCAGCGTTCGCGGCGGAGCGCTTCGCACTCGCGCTGCCCGCCGACGCCCGGCAAAATTTCCCGCAGCAGAACCGCCTTGAAGGAGAGTGGTTCACGCTTTACAACAACAGCGCGCGCCTGGGGTTTGCCAATTTTCTTCCCGAAGACGACGACACCATACGCCGCATGCCGCTGTTCATGAATTTCGCCGGACGAACTTTTCCCTCTCTGCCGCTCGCGGTGGTAATGCAAGTGACCGGTACAGCCCGCGATCAGGTGCGCGTGCTCCCCGGCCGCGAGGTGCGGCTGGCCGCCGGCTTGCGCATCCCCATCGACGAAAAGGGGCGCATGCTGATCAACTATGCCGGCGGTTTCGGCAGCTTTCGCTACGTGCCCTATGTCGACGTGCTGGAACGGCGCCTGCCTGCCGGTTTCTTCACCGGCAAAATCGTGTTGATCGGCACCTCGGCACCCGGCTTGTACGATTTGCGCGTCGTCCCTTTTCAGGCGGATTTTCCCGGCGTGGAAATTCACGCCAATATCATCCACAACATTCTGACGCAGGACTTTCTCGCCGAGCAGTCTCTGCCCGCGCGGCTGCTCACCCTCGCCATCGTCGGCGTGCTGGCAGGGGTGATCGCCCTCCTGCTCAATCCCTGGATGAGCATCCTGTTCACGCTGGCGTGCGGCTGTGCCTATGCCTGGTTCAGCTTCTGGGCCTTCGTGCTGCGCCAGAGCTGGTTCATCTTGGTGGAGCCGGTGCAGGTGATGGTGCTGGCGCTGCTGCTTGCGATGATCTTCCGCTACCGCAACGAGGAGCGCGAGAAAAAGCTGATCTACGGCATGTTCGGCAATTACCTCTCCGACATCTTCGTGCGGGAGATGCTGCGCCATCCGGAGCGCCTGCGGCTGGGCGGCGAGCACAAACAGGCCACAGCCTTTTTCTCGGACATCAAGGACTTCACCGCCATTTCGGAAAAGCTCGTGCCCGAGGCGCTGATCCGGCAGTTGAATGAATATCTCTCCGCCATGACCGAAATCGTGCTGCAGTACGGCGGCTATCTCGACAAATACGAGGGCGACGCGATCATGGCGGTGTTCGGTGTGCCGGTGGATCAGCCGGATCATGCCGTGCGTGCCTGTTTTGCCGCGCTCGACATGCAGCAGCAGCTCATCCGGCTGCGCCAGCAATGGCGGAAGGAACGACGGCCCCTGCTGGAGGCTCGCATGGGCATCAACTCCGGCGCGATGATTGCCGGCAACATCGGCGGCCGCGAGCGCGCGGATTACACCGTGATCGGCGATTCGGTCAATCTCGCCTCGCGGCTGGAGGGTGTGAACAAGCTCTACGCCACCAGCATCCTGATCAGCGAGGCGACGCACGAGCTGGTGAAGACCAGGGTCATCGCGCGCGAGCTCGATTTCATTCGCGTCAAGGGCAAGCAGCGGCCGGTCAGAATCTACGAGTTGGTCGCGCGACGCGATCAGGGCATTGGCCAGGAAGTCGCCGCCGCGTTCACGCACTATGCCCGCGGCCTGGAATTTTACCGGCAGCAGCAATGGCAGAAAGCCATCGCCGAGTTCCGGCGCGTGCTGCATTTGCGCAAAAACGACGGGCCGGCGACCGCCCTGCTGCAGCGCTGTGAGATCCTGCTGCAAGCGCCGCCGCCCTCGAATTGGGACGGCGTGTTCGAGATGCCGGGAAAGTGAACCAGGAGCGGGAATACCGTCATGCATGCTTCGCTGCAATCCCTGCCGCAAACCAGCGATGGCCCGGCACCCGGTCCGGCACACCGCATCCAGCGCATCTTGGTGAGCCGGCTGCGCTTTCTCGGCGATG harbors:
- a CDS encoding adenylate/guanylate cyclase domain-containing protein, with translation MNLKLTLRQRTLLGAGLGLLAASVIFMLGHLLPFTARILQRFEAETLDLRYLARIQHLQERRRGAPLEEVVIIDIDERSQEKLGNFARWPRSHHARILEYLHAEGAAVVCFDILFLNHNPAEAAADSIFAAKVQQAANVVNAVMFTAADVDRFRYPMREPPAAFAAERFALALPADARQNFPQQNRLEGEWFTLYNNSARLGFANFLPEDDDTIRRMPLFMNFAGRTFPSLPLAVVMQVTGTARDQVRVLPGREVRLAAGLRIPIDEKGRMLINYAGGFGSFRYVPYVDVLERRLPAGFFTGKIVLIGTSAPGLYDLRVVPFQADFPGVEIHANIIHNILTQDFLAEQSLPARLLTLAIVGVLAGVIALLLNPWMSILFTLACGCAYAWFSFWAFVLRQSWFILVEPVQVMVLALLLAMIFRYRNEEREKKLIYGMFGNYLSDIFVREMLRHPERLRLGGEHKQATAFFSDIKDFTAISEKLVPEALIRQLNEYLSAMTEIVLQYGGYLDKYEGDAIMAVFGVPVDQPDHAVRACFAALDMQQQLIRLRQQWRKERRPLLEARMGINSGAMIAGNIGGRERADYTVIGDSVNLASRLEGVNKLYATSILISEATHELVKTRVIARELDFIRVKGKQRPVRIYELVARRDQGIGQEVAAAFTHYARGLEFYRQQQWQKAIAEFRRVLHLRKNDGPATALLQRCEILLQAPPPSNWDGVFEMPGK